The following is a genomic window from Verrucosispora sp. WMMD573.
CATATGTCACGGACGGTCTCAGTTCGGTCCGGAGGAACTTCCTGAGCAGGGGCAACATCATGCCGCGTCCCTGGTGTCATCAGTCGTCTCCGCCAGCCCAGAGCGAGACGCCACAGTCGTGATCCTCTTTGTGCCTCTGGTCGCACACGAGCCGCTGATGGCCGGTGACGACGCAACGCGGGATCGCGCACCGCTCACCGTGTGGCTCCCCGCGTCCGTGAGAGCAGTAGCGGCATCGACCGTGCTCGTCACGGTCACTTGTGACGCCATCGTCGACCAACCCGGACGCCTCCAGCGCGTGGTACATGCGAAGGAGCAAGTTCTCTCGGGAACCATGCCCGGCAATCGTTGGAGCCTCAGCGTAGGACGCGACTGCCAGTCGTTCGGCGATCACGTATCCGTTGGGGTGGGTCATACAACGATGCTAGGCGATGTCACCTAGTGCGTCATGATTGCAACTGTGGGTGCTGGCTCGTCGAGCCGCCAACGCGCTACAACCCATGGTGCTTCCGGAGCGCCTCGCCAGCTTTCCAGCGACGATGATGTGCTTGACGGCATCCATCCGAGCAGTAGAGCGCATCCCGTCGGCGCAACCGAAGCTTCGGCGACAGCGGGCGCATCCAACCGCCGCAGTAGTCGCATCGCTCGCGGTTGCGATCGGAGATCCGCACGCGATGCTGTGACCGTCGCCACGACGCAACCCGGCACTTAGGGGAACAGTACTGAGCATTCGGGCGCGCGTCGCTCGGTATCAGCTTGTAGCAGAAGCCATTTGCGCAAAGTTGATCAGGACGCTGAGGCACCTCGGCAGGGTAGCAAATCATCACACCTCAGTGATACGGAACAGATTGACTTGCGACGATGAAATCTCATCGTTCGGGCTGGTCTACGCATGATCAGGAAGGCTGTGTATGGTTGACTACGCGCGTGCGTGCACGCGATCGCGAGGAGTAGACTCTTTCCTACGCTGGTCCCGCCGCTCGTCGAGTGGCTCCGAGATGGTGGGCCAGCTTTCGCGATCTTGCCGCACAGCCAACCCCCCCCCATCCGGATAGCCGGATGCGGAGAGGGGGTGACTGGTGGACGAACTGTTCCGGCAGCTCGGCGAGACAATCCGGGAAGCCTCGGGTGACTGGGCCCGGATCGCTCGACTGAGTGTCCTGCTTGCGGTTGCAGCCGCTTGCTGGACCTGCTTTCACCTGCTGACCAGGTAAGGGTAGTAGTGAGGGTATGCGCCGCCCTGCGTCTTTGCCAAGGCGGCGCAGACCTTCCTTCCCTCTTCGAGGGAGAGTTTTTCCAGGGTGCGGCTGGAGCGTCGCCTACTTGTAGCCGGGAACTGCTGATGGTGCCCTCCGGCGTCGATACTGTCGACAGCAGCGCTGACAGCAACCGGCCGAGACGGGGGCGGCCTCGGGCAGCCAAGCGCGGACAGACCCTCCGAGGTGGCAGACATGGACAGACCCTGCCGGACGGAGCGCCCAGAACTTACAAGCGAGGGATCCATTCCGAACAGGTTGGGTGTAGGAGCGTCACTCGGCGACGAAGACACCGACCCCTGGCAGCGTCTCGGTCATTCCCTTGATCCGTAGTACCTGCATGGCGCGGTCGATCACCGGCTCGGTGACCTCGTAGTGCTCGATCAGCTCTCGTCGGCTGGGCAGCTTGGAGCCCGGTGGGAACTCGCCGGATGCGATGCGTTCAGCGAGGTCGTCGGCGATCTGCTCGTAGCGGTAACGCGGTGGCACGTGGTTCTCCTCGGTTGGCAACACGAGTAGACCACCTACGTCAGCCCTTGACTACCCAACGCTACCCATGGGTGGTTGGCGGGGAGGTCGATTCCCTCGGTTGGCGCTGTTGGACCGTCCTCGCCGACGTGGATGTCCGGCGCATTCCCCCGCGCTCGGGCATCCACGTCTTCAAGTAGCTGCGGCACAAGGAGGTGGCAGTGCTCCCTTCGACAGGGCCGAGAGGAACGCTCATGGGCCGGGTACGCAACGAGCCGGTCAATCGGGTCTCCTACGACGAGTACGTCCTAGCCGTTGCGCTGACCCTCGCCCGCCGACATCGGCCAGTGTGGTCCTGGCAGCACTGGCGGCGCATCTGCCAGTGCGG
Proteins encoded in this region:
- a CDS encoding winged helix-turn-helix domain-containing protein, giving the protein MLPTEENHVPPRYRYEQIADDLAERIASGEFPPGSKLPSRRELIEHYEVTEPVIDRAMQVLRIKGMTETLPGVGVFVAE